A genome region from Pseudomonas sp. S06B 330 includes the following:
- a CDS encoding nitroreductase family protein: MEALDALLNRVSVPRLVEPAPNAAQREALFQAALRAPDHGQLRPWRFLTVEGQAREKLGQLLAEAVKLEGDTSEAALDKARAMPLRAPLLVVVIARLQDHFKVPASEQRLAAGCAAHGILLAAHAQGIGAVWRTGELSYSKHVAKGLGLADNEEIIAFLYLGTPLNEPRTAPVLATADFVSAWGQ, encoded by the coding sequence ATGGAGGCTCTCGACGCATTGCTCAACCGTGTTTCCGTTCCACGACTGGTGGAACCCGCGCCCAATGCTGCGCAGCGTGAGGCCCTGTTTCAGGCTGCGTTGCGGGCACCTGACCATGGTCAGCTACGGCCCTGGCGCTTTCTGACCGTCGAAGGGCAGGCGCGCGAAAAACTCGGCCAACTGCTGGCCGAGGCGGTAAAGCTTGAAGGTGATACCAGTGAGGCGGCCCTGGATAAGGCTCGCGCCATGCCATTGCGTGCACCATTGCTGGTGGTGGTGATTGCGCGTTTGCAGGACCATTTCAAGGTACCGGCGTCGGAGCAACGCCTGGCGGCGGGTTGCGCTGCCCACGGTATTCTGTTGGCGGCACATGCCCAGGGCATCGGTGCGGTCTGGCGTACCGGCGAGCTGTCGTACAGCAAGCATGTGGCCAAGGGCCTAGGGCTGGCTGACAATGAGGAAATCATTGCCTTCCTGTATCTGGGCACACCGCTGAATGAGCCACGTACCGCGCCGGTGCTGGCCACGGCTGATTTTGTCAGTGCCTGGGGGCAGTAA